In Colwellia sp. PAMC 20917, a single genomic region encodes these proteins:
- a CDS encoding DMT family transporter, producing MNINFIKIIASTIFALLAFAANSVLCRLALGDNAIDASSFTIIRLLSGIIILILVLQLTRKSNETKPKSKGSWLAAGMLFIYAIAFSFGYISLDTGTGALILFGAVQITMIMASVISGNKLHFTEWVGLIIAFSGFVYLIVPSLVTPSFKGFILMAVSGIAWGLYTLAGRTSKNPLSDTAYNFMRTSPFILILIIFGLNDAHITPMGILLAVLSGGIASGIGYFVWYIALRGLSVTQAAVVQLFVPVIAAAGGIVFANELITLRLVESSALVLGGILTVILGRYYFVQLAAKKPPIT from the coding sequence TTGAACATCAATTTTATAAAAATTATTGCGAGTACTATTTTTGCCCTTTTAGCGTTTGCGGCAAACTCTGTGCTATGTAGGTTAGCATTAGGTGATAATGCCATTGACGCAAGCAGTTTTACTATTATACGGCTTCTTTCGGGCATTATTATATTAATTCTTGTGCTGCAACTAACACGTAAATCAAATGAAACAAAACCTAAATCTAAAGGCAGTTGGTTGGCGGCAGGTATGCTCTTTATTTATGCTATCGCTTTTTCATTTGGCTATATCTCATTAGATACAGGAACAGGCGCACTGATTTTATTTGGCGCAGTACAAATAACGATGATTATGGCGAGTGTAATTTCAGGTAATAAACTTCATTTTACTGAATGGGTAGGACTCATTATTGCATTTTCTGGTTTTGTTTATTTAATCGTGCCTAGCCTAGTAACACCATCATTTAAAGGCTTTATACTTATGGCTGTTTCAGGTATTGCTTGGGGACTTTATACCCTTGCTGGCAGAACATCTAAAAATCCACTTAGTGATACCGCCTATAATTTTATGAGAACATCTCCTTTTATTTTAATACTGATAATTTTTGGACTTAATGATGCTCATATAACACCAATGGGGATATTACTTGCGGTATTGTCTGGTGGTATAGCTTCTGGCATAGGCTATTTTGTTTGGTATATAGCGCTGCGGGGACTCTCTGTTACACAAGCCGCTGTTGTGCAGTTGTTTGTACCTGTTATTGCTGCTGCAGGCGGAATAGTGTTTGCCAATGAACTGATTACATTACGTTTGGTTGAGTCATCCGCTTTAGTGCTTGGTGGTATTTTAACGGTGATCTTAGGTCGATACTATTTTGTTCAGTTAGCAGCAAAGAAGCCACCCATCACTTAA
- a CDS encoding (2Fe-2S)-binding protein produces MIAFKLNGKNVSSTAEEDTPLLWVIRDEFGFKGTKFGCGIGMCGACTVHIDGAAIRTCSFPLIAAANKNITTIEGLDNNHPLQQTWIDEQVPQCGYCQSGQIMQAATLLASNTSPSDQEIVDHMSGNLCRCMAYIRIQSAIKSAADVMSADVQTFDPRSSTQQS; encoded by the coding sequence ATGATTGCATTCAAGTTAAATGGGAAAAATGTTTCCTCTACTGCAGAGGAAGACACGCCTTTATTATGGGTTATCCGTGATGAATTTGGCTTTAAAGGCACAAAATTTGGCTGTGGTATTGGAATGTGTGGTGCTTGTACTGTACATATCGATGGTGCGGCGATCAGAACCTGCTCTTTTCCATTAATAGCCGCCGCAAATAAAAATATCACCACGATTGAAGGTTTAGACAACAATCATCCATTACAGCAAACCTGGATCGATGAACAAGTACCTCAGTGCGGCTACTGTCAATCTGGACAAATTATGCAGGCCGCAACTTTGCTAGCCAGTAATACTTCGCCAAGTGACCAAGAAATTGTTGATCATATGAGCGGCAATTTATGTCGTTGTATGGCGTATATCCGTATTCAAAGCGCCATTAAAAGTGCTGCAGATGTTATGTCAGCCGATGTACAAACGTTTGATCCACGCTCTTCAACCCAACAATCATAA
- a CDS encoding xanthine dehydrogenase family protein molybdopterin-binding subunit gives MTMQNIKDAKNNVSLSRRRFLVGTVSSTLLMAFAPLASAANIGQSPQETLKNKLFSPTVWFEINPQGDVNINIAKAEMGQHIGTALARVVADELGADWSKVSITHVDTDPKWGYMVTGGSWSVFQTFKPLSQAGAAGRIALIEAAAKILNCPAEQCRVENGAVIYQEQSLSFGEIVTQGTFNRVFTPKEIDALPLKPASKRTLVGKPSLALDIPDKTNGSAVYGIDVELEGMVYARPIVPPTRYGTKVTNVDDSAAKKVKGYLGYHILQDPSENIQGWVSVEADTYYGAIKAGDALKVSYQAGKTAKVSEQDIIKEGERLVADENEGGLFINDGDFSAASAKADKSINAVYRTHTALHFALEPVNATVEEKNGMWHVYTGNQWQSLTLPAIAKALQVSDENVVMHQQYLGGGFGRRLFGDYAIPAVLTAKAIGKPVKIVFTREDDSRFDQPRSPSVVSFQALFDQKNKFTGMQHALAAGWPTLSMAPGFMPESLDKKIRVDMFSTSGADHWYSMENHRVRVANNSLAQQTMLPGWLRSVGQGWIVWGLESFIDEIAHQSKMDPIDFRLSMLDGLGKQAGKAPESVGGAKRLAHVLTRLKEKTANVKLGKNEAIGVAISAGQERTMPAWMACAAQVHVEPSSGKITVKKLTMIADAGVIIHPDGALAQVQGSMLWGTSLALHEQSPIENGQVSNLNLNTYTPLRMNDVPELDIEFVESEEFPVGLGEPGVVSIAPAIANAIFQITGVRVRDLPIKSAALVST, from the coding sequence ATGACAATGCAAAATATTAAAGATGCAAAAAACAATGTCAGCTTATCTCGCCGTCGTTTTTTAGTTGGTACGGTCAGTAGTACATTATTAATGGCTTTCGCCCCCCTAGCTAGCGCCGCCAATATCGGGCAAAGCCCACAAGAAACTCTGAAAAATAAATTATTTTCGCCAACGGTATGGTTTGAAATTAACCCACAGGGCGATGTGAACATTAATATTGCTAAGGCAGAAATGGGGCAGCATATTGGTACGGCACTCGCACGTGTTGTGGCGGATGAGTTAGGCGCAGATTGGTCTAAAGTCTCTATTACTCATGTAGACACTGACCCTAAATGGGGTTATATGGTCACGGGCGGTTCTTGGTCAGTATTTCAAACGTTTAAGCCACTTTCTCAGGCTGGGGCAGCCGGTCGTATTGCGCTAATAGAAGCCGCGGCAAAAATATTGAATTGCCCAGCAGAGCAATGTCGTGTTGAAAATGGTGCAGTAATTTATCAAGAACAATCGTTAAGTTTTGGTGAAATTGTCACTCAGGGCACCTTTAATCGTGTCTTTACACCAAAAGAAATTGATGCCTTACCCTTAAAACCAGCCAGTAAAAGAACATTAGTCGGCAAGCCTAGTTTAGCCCTCGATATTCCCGATAAAACCAATGGCTCGGCGGTTTATGGTATTGATGTTGAGTTGGAAGGGATGGTTTATGCTCGACCTATTGTTCCACCAACACGTTATGGCACTAAGGTCACCAATGTTGATGATAGTGCGGCTAAAAAGGTTAAAGGTTATCTTGGCTATCATATTTTGCAAGACCCAAGTGAAAACATTCAGGGCTGGGTGAGTGTCGAGGCCGATACTTATTACGGCGCGATTAAAGCCGGCGATGCGTTAAAAGTAAGCTATCAAGCGGGTAAAACAGCCAAAGTTAGCGAGCAAGATATTATTAAAGAAGGTGAGCGTTTAGTTGCTGATGAAAACGAAGGTGGGTTGTTTATTAATGACGGCGACTTTTCAGCGGCGAGTGCCAAAGCAGATAAATCTATTAATGCTGTTTACCGCACCCATACCGCGTTACATTTTGCTTTGGAGCCAGTTAACGCAACGGTAGAAGAAAAAAATGGTATGTGGCACGTTTATACCGGTAATCAATGGCAGTCGTTAACTTTGCCAGCGATCGCTAAAGCGCTACAAGTTTCAGATGAAAATGTTGTTATGCATCAGCAATACTTAGGCGGTGGCTTTGGTCGTCGTTTATTTGGCGATTATGCGATTCCAGCTGTATTAACGGCTAAAGCTATTGGCAAACCGGTAAAAATCGTCTTTACCCGAGAAGATGACTCTAGATTTGACCAACCAAGATCGCCTTCGGTTGTTTCGTTTCAAGCGCTATTTGATCAAAAAAATAAATTTACTGGCATGCAGCACGCACTTGCTGCAGGTTGGCCAACCTTATCGATGGCGCCAGGGTTTATGCCTGAAAGTTTAGATAAAAAAATTCGTGTCGATATGTTTTCCACCAGTGGTGCAGATCATTGGTACAGCATGGAAAACCATCGTGTGCGCGTGGCTAACAATAGCCTAGCACAACAAACTATGTTGCCTGGTTGGTTAAGATCCGTAGGGCAGGGTTGGATTGTTTGGGGATTAGAATCATTTATTGATGAAATAGCGCATCAAAGTAAAATGGATCCTATTGATTTTCGTTTATCCATGCTTGATGGTTTAGGAAAGCAAGCGGGTAAAGCACCAGAAAGTGTTGGTGGTGCTAAGCGTTTAGCTCATGTATTAACTAGGCTAAAAGAAAAGACTGCCAATGTTAAGTTAGGAAAGAACGAAGCGATTGGTGTTGCGATAAGTGCGGGACAAGAACGTACCATGCCGGCTTGGATGGCTTGTGCCGCTCAAGTACATGTCGAACCTAGCTCTGGCAAAATCACGGTTAAGAAATTGACTATGATTGCTGATGCCGGCGTTATTATTCATCCTGATGGCGCTTTAGCTCAAGTACAAGGGTCAATGCTATGGGGAACAAGCTTAGCATTACACGAACAAAGTCCGATAGAAAATGGTCAAGTAAGTAATCTTAACTTAAACACCTACACTCCATTAAGAATGAATGATGTGCCTGAGCTTGATATCGAATTTGTTGAAAGCGAAGAGTTTCCTGTTGGCTTAGGTGAGCCTGGCGTTGTGTCAATAGCGCCCGCTATCGCCAATGCTATTTTTCAGATAACAGGGGTTAGAGTACGAGATTTACCTATTAAGTCAGCGGCGTTAGTAAGTACATAA
- a CDS encoding S9 family peptidase codes for MENKNIENKLAVKNLDINTLFEEDDYRDVSLSPDGKHLALIQDQKGTPVLIIVAVETMKAINQISFANKDSVGQYRWANNERLLVFLASKKRNQERKGYYGEIYSINIDEDEGDFIFGVRSLVRRGKIKKGTKDHDYEKHLAHPEIISMLKDDPEHIIISTSQYNDKGMWVFKLNIYEGQIETLAKIEDSKANHQTTQLDYFDESQELWLSNNTEDDDITIARYDFDDESWLYYKPKNASASLSIISTYKDQKQLVVSDYCGNDTISICLFNPKTEQLSTLYTVDGYDTKWLYLDNKDRPFAVSYFDEYPQYKILDKKHPMAEKLSDFLGQFAGYHINVSWDKTFESKALISLSSDIQPTLWYLFDRETNKLSYVAHSKKGIDTKKLHPQYSFKFNARDNTPIQGYITLPTKTTTAAVPAVVLVHGGPHARDYWGFNPEVQLLASRGYAVVQVNYRGSTGLGWKFEAAGFGQWGDKIQYDILDGINYLVDKKYIDKSRLCIMGASFGGYSAIQSSIIEPDLFKCTIARSGVYDLPLLVDHEEPEVAKVLIKRVGLENIQKAHSPIHKINLLKAPVLLVHGTKDDRTPLEQAEVLLKQLKKHNKSYEWFEIENEGHNFYKSDNRIIYHEKVLQFLNKHNPVTL; via the coding sequence TTGGAAAATAAAAATATAGAAAACAAACTAGCGGTAAAAAACCTCGATATTAATACACTCTTTGAGGAAGACGATTACCGTGATGTTAGTTTATCCCCCGATGGTAAACATCTTGCTTTGATCCAAGATCAAAAAGGGACGCCTGTTCTTATCATCGTTGCTGTTGAAACGATGAAAGCGATTAATCAAATTTCCTTTGCCAATAAAGACAGTGTCGGTCAATACCGATGGGCAAATAATGAAAGATTACTGGTTTTTCTTGCCAGTAAAAAAAGAAATCAAGAGAGGAAGGGCTACTATGGTGAAATTTATAGCATTAATATAGATGAAGATGAAGGTGACTTTATTTTTGGTGTCCGTTCACTTGTTCGTCGAGGAAAAATAAAAAAAGGCACTAAAGACCACGATTACGAAAAACATTTGGCGCATCCTGAAATAATCAGCATGTTAAAGGATGACCCCGAACATATCATTATTTCAACGTCACAATATAATGATAAAGGTATGTGGGTTTTTAAGTTAAATATATATGAGGGTCAAATAGAAACGTTAGCAAAAATTGAAGACAGCAAGGCAAACCATCAAACGACTCAGCTAGATTACTTCGATGAAAGCCAAGAGTTATGGCTTAGCAACAACACGGAAGATGATGATATTACTATCGCGCGTTATGATTTTGATGATGAGTCTTGGTTGTACTATAAACCTAAAAATGCAAGCGCTAGCTTATCTATTATCAGTACTTATAAAGATCAAAAGCAACTAGTGGTAAGTGATTATTGTGGTAACGATACTATTTCTATTTGTTTATTTAATCCAAAAACTGAGCAATTATCGACGTTATATACCGTGGATGGTTATGATACCAAATGGCTTTACTTAGATAATAAAGATAGACCTTTTGCCGTCTCTTACTTTGACGAGTATCCGCAATATAAAATTTTAGATAAAAAGCATCCTATGGCTGAAAAACTTTCGGACTTCTTAGGACAATTTGCCGGTTATCACATTAACGTTAGCTGGGATAAGACATTTGAGAGCAAAGCCTTAATCTCTCTTTCGAGCGACATTCAACCGACCTTATGGTATTTATTTGACCGTGAAACCAATAAGTTGAGTTACGTTGCACATAGCAAGAAGGGTATTGATACTAAAAAATTACATCCGCAATACTCGTTTAAATTTAACGCGAGAGATAACACCCCCATCCAAGGATATATAACCTTACCAACAAAAACGACTACTGCCGCAGTACCTGCTGTTGTTTTAGTTCACGGTGGCCCACATGCTCGAGATTATTGGGGATTTAATCCAGAAGTTCAATTATTAGCTTCGAGAGGCTATGCAGTGGTTCAGGTTAACTATCGTGGTTCAACAGGTTTAGGTTGGAAATTTGAAGCCGCTGGTTTTGGCCAATGGGGAGATAAAATTCAGTATGACATTTTAGATGGCATCAATTATTTGGTCGACAAAAAATATATAGATAAAAGCCGTCTCTGCATCATGGGCGCAAGTTTTGGCGGTTATAGTGCTATTCAAAGCAGCATTATTGAACCTGATCTGTTTAAGTGTACTATTGCTCGATCAGGGGTTTATGACTTGCCATTATTGGTTGATCACGAAGAGCCTGAGGTAGCGAAAGTATTAATTAAAAGAGTCGGTCTAGAAAACATCCAAAAAGCCCATTCACCGATTCATAAGATTAATTTATTAAAAGCACCCGTTTTATTAGTACATGGCACCAAGGATGACAGAACACCTTTAGAGCAAGCAGAAGTATTACTTAAGCAATTAAAGAAGCATAACAAGTCGTACGAATGGTTTGAAATTGAAAATGAAGGGCATAATTTTTATAAGTCTGACAACCGAATTATATATCATGAAAAAGTGCTTCAATTTCTAAACAAACATAATCCGGTTACTTTATAA